A single window of Synechococcus sp. C9 DNA harbors:
- a CDS encoding nucleotidyltransferase domain-containing protein — MLPQQESTIFRDKVRTGISTIQAQLIEEEIHALFGADLWAIVVYGSRVHHLWVNSSDLDLLVIAENIPDCKSRDDLLLNTCMKLEKLFGFEVNFTLLKPMELCRPNSLTYEMAINHYIIYEKSNFITQISDTVNQLIREGLIKRKICRGIPYWVNNNEKEISKRFLSKG; from the coding sequence ATGTTACCTCAGCAAGAATCTACTATTTTTCGGGATAAGGTCAGAACAGGAATATCTACAATCCAAGCTCAACTTATCGAAGAGGAAATTCACGCTTTATTCGGCGCTGATCTATGGGCTATAGTTGTGTACGGTTCCCGTGTTCATCATTTATGGGTCAATAGCTCTGATCTCGATTTATTAGTCATTGCTGAAAATATACCAGATTGCAAAAGCAGAGATGATTTATTGTTGAATACTTGTATGAAGTTGGAAAAATTATTTGGTTTTGAAGTAAATTTTACTTTACTAAAACCAATGGAGTTATGCAGACCAAACAGTTTAACTTACGAAATGGCTATCAATCACTATATAATTTATGAAAAATCCAACTTTATTACTCAGATTAGTGATACAGTAAATCAATTAATTCGTGAAGGTTTAATTAAGCGTAAAATATGTCGAGGGATTCCGTATTGGGTGAATAATAATGAGAAAGAAATTAGCAAGAGATTCCTATCAAAGGGCTAA
- a CDS encoding HEPN domain-containing protein yields the protein MRKKLARDSYQRANYRIQALSFFYDVGDYADVVRMCQEIIELLIKACLIIKGINYGKTHDPGGQIAENRERFPELSDQEITLIEDISFEIRKDRELAFYGAVDIIPLEYYKRKNADKAIAYVNQIKSFVEKCFGSEVGIDINLDMINFMNESEAME from the coding sequence ATGAGAAAGAAATTAGCAAGAGATTCCTATCAAAGGGCTAACTATCGCATACAAGCATTGTCATTCTTTTATGATGTTGGTGATTATGCCGATGTGGTTCGGATGTGCCAAGAAATTATTGAATTACTGATCAAGGCTTGTTTAATCATTAAGGGAATTAACTACGGCAAAACCCACGACCCAGGCGGTCAAATCGCCGAAAATAGAGAACGGTTCCCAGAGCTTTCTGATCAGGAAATAACCTTGATAGAAGATATATCGTTTGAGATTCGTAAAGATAGGGAATTGGCTTTCTATGGGGCGGTAGATATTATTCCCTTGGAATACTACAAACGAAAAAATGCAGATAAGGCTATTGCCTATGTTAATCAGATCAAGTCTTTTGTTGAAAAATGTTTTGGTTCAGAGGTGGGAATTGATATTAATCTCGATATGATCAACTTTATGAATGAGAGTGAAGCGATGGAATAG
- the rimI gene encoding ribosomal protein S18-alanine N-acetyltransferase, translating to MLRRLTHLDLEAVIELDHLALGGWWSPGQYAEELQKSHTLFVGCPQESTLLSMAVAWLILDEAHIVLLSVHPDHRGKGLGRLTLNYLIEQFPPEICHITLEVRSQNSIALNLYQSLGFAILGRRPRYYQNPEDDALILWRRHESGVREN from the coding sequence ATGTTGCGTCGTTTAACCCATCTGGATTTAGAAGCTGTAATTGAGTTGGATCATTTGGCTTTGGGGGGGTGGTGGTCTCCGGGGCAATATGCAGAAGAATTGCAAAAATCTCACACTTTATTTGTTGGTTGCCCCCAGGAATCCACCCTGCTCAGTATGGCAGTCGCCTGGCTCATTTTGGATGAAGCCCATATCGTCCTTTTGTCCGTACATCCTGACCACCGGGGTAAAGGTTTGGGGCGGTTAACCCTCAATTATTTAATAGAACAATTCCCCCCTGAAATTTGCCACATTACCTTGGAAGTGCGGTCGCAAAATAGCATTGCCCTCAATTTGTATCAATCCCTGGGTTTTGCTATTCTGGGTCGTCGTCCCCGCTATTATCAAAACCCTGAAGATGATGCGTTGATTCTGTGGCGGCGGCATGAATCTGGGGTCAGGGAAAATTGA
- the dprA gene encoding DNA-processing protein DprA, producing the protein MAEAAYWFAWGAIPGIGAVLLQRLWQKFGSLERAWAADGEELLAVPGLGLQLVTTILATRPQLDPQILYEQCIAKNPHFWTPADANYPQLLREIPDPPPILYYAGHPQPGECTGAMPMIGVVGTREPSAYGRKWTEKLVQGLVSQGWRVVSGLAAGIDTTAHRTCLQAGGRTWAVLGTGVDQVYPTGNRQLHQDIATQGVLLSEYPAGTGPERTHFPRRNRIIAGLCRAVVITEAPLHSGALITAELACQYNRDVYVLPGSLDNPAALGCLHLINQGAQMLLGVEHLLELLGAIPPLAKPSPAVPPELAGIFALISSEPITFDAIVAQSGQPTDQVANALLELELSGHITQLPGLRYQR; encoded by the coding sequence ATGGCGGAAGCCGCTTACTGGTTCGCCTGGGGGGCAATCCCTGGGATCGGGGCGGTGTTGCTGCAACGGTTGTGGCAAAAATTTGGCAGTCTGGAGCGGGCGTGGGCGGCTGACGGGGAGGAATTGCTGGCGGTGCCGGGGCTGGGGTTGCAATTAGTGACCACAATTCTGGCGACCCGTCCCCAGCTTGACCCGCAGATTTTATATGAACAATGTATTGCCAAAAACCCCCATTTCTGGACACCGGCGGATGCGAATTATCCCCAACTGTTGCGGGAAATTCCCGACCCACCGCCAATTTTGTACTATGCGGGGCATCCTCAACCTGGGGAATGCACCGGGGCAATGCCCATGATTGGGGTGGTGGGCACCCGGGAGCCTTCGGCGTATGGGCGCAAGTGGACAGAAAAACTGGTGCAAGGTTTGGTCAGTCAGGGCTGGAGGGTGGTTTCCGGGTTGGCGGCAGGCATTGACACCACTGCCCATCGCACCTGTTTGCAGGCTGGGGGACGCACCTGGGCGGTGTTGGGCACGGGGGTGGATCAGGTGTACCCGACGGGGAATCGGCAACTGCACCAGGATATTGCTACCCAGGGGGTCTTGCTCAGTGAATATCCCGCCGGAACTGGACCAGAGCGCACCCATTTCCCCCGGCGGAATCGGATTATTGCGGGTTTGTGTCGGGCAGTTGTGATTACGGAAGCCCCCCTGCACTCCGGGGCGTTGATCACGGCGGAATTAGCTTGTCAGTACAATCGGGATGTGTATGTTCTGCCCGGTTCTCTGGACAATCCCGCCGCTTTGGGGTGTTTGCATTTGATCAACCAAGGGGCGCAGATGCTTTTGGGGGTGGAACATTTGCTGGAACTATTGGGAGCCATACCCCCTTTAGCAAAGCCTTCACCAGCGGTGCCCCCGGAGTTGGCGGGGATTTTCGCCCTGATTTCCTCGGAGCCAATCACTTTTGATGCAATTGTCGCCCAGTCTGGTCAACCGACAGATCAGGTGGCGAATGCCCTCTTGGAATTGGAACTGAGCGGTCACATTACCCAATTGCCGGGACTGCGTTATCAGCGTTGA
- a CDS encoding peroxiredoxin translates to MQRRTLLGGLAVSLGGYFAWGQPAWALGGTLPALGQPAPTFTLPTLDNRQISLTDLRGQWVVLYFYPKDFTSGCTLEARRFQQDLPQYQVRGVQIIGVSADSVDSHEQFCDSEGLKFPLLADTDGAVSRAYGSWLGFISLRHTFIIDPEGILRARFVKVNPSTHSQEVLRQLDELGVVG, encoded by the coding sequence ATGCAACGGCGCACTTTATTGGGGGGCTTGGCGGTGTCTTTGGGGGGCTACTTCGCCTGGGGACAACCGGCGTGGGCATTGGGGGGCACCTTACCAGCACTGGGTCAACCGGCACCGACATTTACCTTACCCACTCTGGACAATCGGCAAATTTCCCTGACCGACCTGCGGGGGCAATGGGTGGTGCTGTACTTTTATCCCAAGGATTTTACGTCCGGGTGTACCCTGGAAGCCCGCCGGTTTCAGCAGGATTTGCCCCAGTACCAGGTGCGGGGGGTGCAGATTATCGGGGTGAGTGCGGATTCGGTGGATTCCCACGAGCAGTTTTGCGACAGCGAGGGCTTGAAATTTCCCCTGCTGGCGGATACGGATGGGGCGGTGAGTCGTGCCTATGGTTCCTGGTTGGGGTTTATTTCCCTGCGGCACACCTTCATCATTGACCCGGAGGGCATTCTGCGGGCACGGTTTGTCAAGGTCAACCCCAGCACCCACAGCCAGGAAGTCCTGCGGCAATTGGACGAATTGGGCGTGGTGGGTTAA
- a CDS encoding NAD(P)H-hydrate dehydratase yields MRDSQGLIDPEALLVTAAQMGLIEQELFAHGFPVAALMEKVAGKISQRLRELLPPGQKIGLLVGPGHNGADTLVVARELWQKGYFLIIHHPFRSAKELTLAHKTYAHYLGIPEVENLQELNTCDVLIDGLFGFGLERELAPELVDLINTVNGWQKPVISIDLPSGLHTDTGQPQPVAIRAQRTLCLGLWKLGLLQDVSQEYVGILERIDFDIPAPAICKILGTAPALTRLTPRAMIQALPMPRPTVIHKYQCGHLLLVCGSRSYPGAAVLAALGARASGVGMLTIAVPASIKDIITLEVPEAILIPCPETAEGAIADLPGELTAYDFIAIGPGLTRAAQRMVQTLCSTHLPILCDADALNILAPWSGKRPGFTLLTPHAGEFHRLFPQFNLSNRLEAAQQAAQIAQAVILLKGARTIVTTPDGRTAINPDSTPGLARGGSGDVLTGLLGGLLAQGVKQGRDLVALTQAGVWWHAQTGLWLAQQEGELSVHPQRVAQHLGQALVQICEKFRDETVPFLIRF; encoded by the coding sequence ATGAGGGACAGCCAAGGCTTAATTGACCCGGAAGCCCTGTTGGTGACGGCGGCACAAATGGGTTTGATTGAACAGGAATTGTTTGCCCACGGATTCCCCGTTGCCGCACTGATGGAAAAGGTGGCAGGAAAAATTAGCCAACGGCTCCGGGAATTGCTCCCCCCAGGGCAAAAAATTGGCTTATTGGTGGGACCTGGGCACAATGGCGCTGATACCTTGGTAGTGGCTCGGGAACTGTGGCAAAAGGGTTATTTTTTAATAATTCATCACCCCTTTCGCTCTGCCAAAGAATTGACCCTTGCTCATAAAACTTATGCCCATTATCTGGGGATTCCCGAAGTGGAAAATCTGCAAGAATTAAATACTTGTGATGTGTTGATTGATGGGCTATTTGGATTTGGTTTAGAACGGGAATTAGCTCCAGAATTAGTGGATTTAATCAATACAGTGAATGGGTGGCAAAAACCGGTGATCAGCATTGATCTGCCTTCGGGACTGCACACGGATACGGGACAGCCCCAACCCGTTGCTATTCGTGCCCAGCGCACCCTGTGTTTGGGGCTATGGAAACTGGGATTACTGCAAGATGTTAGCCAAGAATATGTGGGGATTTTAGAACGGATTGATTTTGACATTCCTGCCCCAGCGATTTGTAAAATTCTCGGCACTGCGCCCGCTCTCACCCGGTTAACCCCTAGAGCCATGATCCAGGCGTTACCCATGCCCCGCCCGACCGTGATCCATAAATACCAATGCGGTCATCTGCTGTTGGTCTGTGGTTCCCGTTCCTACCCGGGGGCAGCAGTCCTAGCGGCTTTGGGGGCACGCGCCAGTGGGGTGGGAATGTTGACCATTGCCGTGCCAGCATCCATCAAAGATATTATTACATTAGAAGTACCGGAAGCCATCCTGATCCCCTGCCCAGAAACGGCTGAGGGAGCCATCGCCGACCTACCTGGGGAATTAACCGCCTACGATTTCATTGCCATCGGTCCGGGATTAACCCGTGCTGCCCAGCGTATGGTTCAAACCTTATGTTCCACGCATTTGCCCATACTTTGTGATGCGGATGCCCTAAATATCCTTGCCCCCTGGTCGGGAAAACGCCCTGGATTTACCCTGCTCACGCCTCACGCTGGCGAATTTCACCGTTTGTTCCCCCAATTCAATCTCAGCAACCGTTTGGAGGCGGCACAACAGGCGGCGCAGATTGCCCAGGCGGTGATCCTGCTCAAGGGTGCCCGCACGATAGTCACCACGCCGGATGGTCGTACTGCCATCAACCCCGATAGCACACCAGGTCTGGCACGGGGGGGGAGTGGGGATGTGTTGACCGGTTTGCTCGGCGGGTTGTTGGCGCAGGGAGTGAAGCAAGGACGGGATTTGGTCGCCCTCACCCAGGCGGGGGTGTGGTGGCACGCCCAGACCGGCTTATGGTTGGCGCAACAGGAAGGGGAATTGAGCGTACATCCCCAACGGGTCGCCCAGCATTTGGGACAGGCTTTAGTGCAGATATGTGAGAAATTTAGGGATGAAACAGTACCCTTTCTAATCCGTTTTTAA
- the ilvC gene encoding ketol-acid reductoisomerase gives MARMYYDTDADLSLLQSKPIAIIGYGSQGHAHALNLRDSGLQVMVGLYPGSKSAAKAQAEGLPVLPVAEAAAQAELVMILLPDEVQKAVYLQEIQPHLRPGKILAFAHGFNIHFAQIVPPPEVDVIMVAPKGPGHLVRRTYVQGQGVPCLFAVYQNASGQARERAMSYAKGIGGTRAGILETTFREETETDLFGEQAVLCGGLTALIKAGFETLVQAGYQPELAYFECLHEVKLIVDLIVEGGLARMRDSISNTAEYGDYTRGPRVIDERVRAEMRKILTEIQTGQFAREFVLENQAGKPGFTAMRRREAEHPIEEVGRDLRAMFSWLKTD, from the coding sequence ATGGCTCGGATGTATTACGACACGGATGCGGATTTAAGCCTTTTGCAGTCCAAGCCCATTGCCATTATTGGCTATGGTTCCCAGGGGCACGCCCATGCGTTGAATCTGCGGGACAGCGGTTTGCAGGTCATGGTGGGACTTTACCCCGGCAGTAAATCGGCGGCAAAGGCGCAGGCGGAAGGTCTGCCCGTGTTACCTGTGGCGGAAGCGGCGGCGCAGGCGGAATTGGTCATGATCCTGCTTCCCGATGAGGTACAAAAAGCGGTTTATCTCCAGGAAATTCAGCCCCATCTGCGTCCGGGGAAAATTCTCGCCTTTGCCCACGGGTTTAACATTCATTTTGCTCAGATTGTGCCCCCCCCGGAGGTGGATGTGATCATGGTGGCGCCCAAGGGACCGGGGCATCTGGTGCGGCGGACCTATGTCCAAGGTCAGGGGGTGCCCTGTCTGTTTGCGGTGTATCAAAATGCGTCGGGGCAGGCGAGGGAACGGGCGATGAGCTATGCCAAGGGCATTGGCGGCACCCGGGCGGGGATTTTGGAAACCACGTTTCGGGAGGAAACCGAGACGGATTTGTTTGGAGAACAGGCGGTGCTGTGCGGCGGGTTGACTGCCCTGATCAAGGCGGGGTTTGAAACCCTGGTGCAGGCGGGTTATCAGCCGGAATTGGCTTATTTTGAATGCCTGCATGAGGTGAAATTGATCGTGGATTTGATCGTGGAGGGGGGCTTGGCACGGATGCGGGATAGCATCTCCAACACGGCGGAATACGGGGACTACACCCGGGGTCCACGGGTGATTGATGAGCGGGTGCGTGCGGAAATGCGGAAAATTCTCACGGAAATCCAAACTGGTCAATTTGCCCGGGAGTTTGTCCTGGAAAACCAAGCGGGAAAACCGGGCTTTACAGCCATGCGGCGGCGGGAAGCGGAACACCCGATTGAGGAAGTGGGGCGGGATTTGCGGGCGATGTTCAGTTGGTTAAAAACGGATTAG
- a CDS encoding adenylate/guanylate cyclase domain-containing protein yields the protein MESSLSASHLQNMTILIVDDSPAQRLSLVAILKAAGFHHIHTGDDASDCFDLLNRQAVDLILMDVSMPGINGIEACRRIKSQPSLHDIPIIMVTASVEVSDLEAAFEAGATDYIVKPPHQIELLARVRASLRLKYEMDQRKAKEAQLRQMTIDLSQALKSLDEQHQLLRLEQEKSERLLLNILPKPVAERLKQGQQVIADDFPAVTVLFADIVDFTSLAARMPAQDVVALLNAVFSRFDWLAERHGLEKIKTIGDAYMVVGGLPTERPDHAQAVAAFALDILRVLQGNEQTSHLLRVRIGIHTGPVVAGVIGTKKFIYDLWGDTVNTASRMQMVGNPNTIQVSEATYEHLKDAFVLEERGVIPVKGKGDMRVYYLMGKK from the coding sequence ATGGAATCTAGCCTCTCTGCCAGCCACTTGCAGAACATGACCATTTTGATCGTGGACGATTCCCCGGCTCAGCGGTTGTCTTTGGTGGCGATTTTGAAAGCGGCGGGGTTTCACCACATTCACACGGGGGATGATGCCTCGGACTGCTTTGACCTACTCAACCGGCAGGCAGTGGATTTGATCCTCATGGATGTGAGTATGCCTGGGATCAATGGCATCGAAGCCTGTCGGCGGATCAAAAGCCAACCGAGCTTGCACGATATTCCCATCATCATGGTCACCGCCAGTGTGGAGGTTTCCGACCTGGAAGCGGCTTTTGAGGCGGGGGCAACGGACTATATTGTCAAACCCCCCCATCAAATTGAACTCTTGGCACGGGTGCGGGCGAGTTTACGCCTCAAGTATGAAATGGATCAACGCAAAGCGAAGGAAGCGCAGTTGCGGCAGATGACCATTGACCTCTCCCAAGCCCTGAAATCCTTGGATGAACAGCACCAACTCCTGCGATTGGAACAGGAAAAATCCGAGCGTTTGTTGCTCAATATTCTGCCCAAACCGGTGGCGGAACGGTTGAAGCAAGGGCAACAGGTGATCGCCGATGATTTTCCAGCGGTGACCGTATTATTTGCCGATATTGTGGATTTCACTTCTTTAGCCGCCCGGATGCCCGCCCAGGATGTGGTGGCGTTGTTGAATGCGGTATTTTCCCGGTTTGACTGGCTGGCGGAACGGCATGGTCTGGAAAAAATCAAGACCATTGGGGATGCCTACATGGTGGTGGGGGGACTGCCGACGGAGCGTCCGGATCATGCCCAGGCGGTGGCGGCGTTTGCCCTGGATATTTTGCGGGTACTGCAGGGGAATGAACAAACCAGCCATTTACTGCGGGTGCGGATCGGGATTCACACCGGGCCGGTGGTGGCGGGGGTGATTGGCACCAAAAAATTCATCTATGACCTGTGGGGGGACACGGTGAATACGGCCAGCCGGATGCAGATGGTGGGTAACCCCAATACGATTCAAGTTTCCGAGGCTACCTATGAGCATTTGAAAGATGCTTTTGTGCTGGAGGAACGGGGGGTAATTCCGGTGAAAGGTAAGGGGGATATGCGGGTGTATTACCTGATGGGTAAAAAGTAA
- a CDS encoding YbjN domain-containing protein codes for MLFDSAPQRTCYEKIRPWMQELFGDKLEIRDDLPIFIIPRGSAYAAVEVLPWTEDDAIVCTWSYVVKGAELKPELLQYLLRQNTEIPFGAFGIDEDGDIRLEHAIVGSTCDPKELETSAKSIMEMADHYDDEISALAGGQRASDRLGVQS; via the coding sequence ATGCTATTCGACAGTGCCCCCCAACGAACCTGTTATGAAAAAATCCGCCCCTGGATGCAGGAACTGTTTGGTGACAAGCTGGAAATCCGGGATGACCTGCCCATTTTTATTATTCCCCGGGGTTCCGCCTACGCCGCTGTGGAAGTTCTGCCCTGGACGGAGGATGATGCGATTGTCTGTACCTGGTCCTACGTGGTCAAAGGGGCGGAGTTAAAACCGGAATTGTTGCAGTACCTTCTGCGGCAGAATACGGAAATTCCCTTTGGTGCCTTTGGCATTGACGAGGATGGGGATATTCGTTTAGAACACGCCATTGTGGGTTCCACCTGCGACCCCAAGGAGTTGGAAACTTCAGCAAAATCCATCATGGAAATGGCGGACCACTACGACGATGAAATTTCTGCCCTCGCCGGGGGACAACGAGCCTCTGACCGTTTGGGCGTACAATCCTAA
- a CDS encoding NINE protein, whose amino-acid sequence MTTTTADASAKIPAGLCGIFFGSLGIHKFILGYTPEGLIMLGISLLTGGLGSPLMGLLGLVEGVIYLTMSDEEFVNTYVLNKKAWL is encoded by the coding sequence ATGACGACAACGACGGCGGATGCCAGTGCCAAAATTCCCGCTGGGTTGTGTGGGATTTTCTTCGGTTCCTTGGGCATCCACAAGTTCATCCTAGGTTACACCCCGGAAGGGCTAATCATGCTGGGGATTTCCCTGCTCACGGGTGGGTTGGGTTCGCCGCTGATGGGACTGCTGGGCTTGGTGGAAGGGGTCATTTACCTAACCATGAGCGATGAGGAATTTGTGAATACCTACGTCCTCAACAAGAAAGCCTGGTTGTAA
- a CDS encoding TM2 domain-containing protein translates to MNTSPPDASKKIAAGICGILLGGLGVHKFVLGYTTEGLVMLLVSLLTCGLAAPIMSIIGLIEGIMYLTKSDEEFVNTYVLNKKGWF, encoded by the coding sequence ATGAACACCAGTCCACCGGATGCCAGTAAAAAAATAGCCGCCGGTATTTGCGGTATTTTGTTGGGAGGTTTAGGAGTGCATAAGTTCGTCCTCGGCTACACCACTGAAGGGCTGGTTATGCTCTTGGTATCTCTCCTGACCTGCGGGCTTGCGGCACCAATTATGAGTATTATCGGTTTAATTGAAGGCATTATGTATTTAACCAAAAGCGATGAAGAATTTGTGAATACCTACGTCCTCAACAAAAAGGGTTGGTTCTAG
- the dnaG gene encoding DNA primase has protein sequence METPRLHPDTIEQVRQKVDIVDVVSTRVVLRHQGKGLVGLCPFHEDKKPSFHVSPQKQLYHCFSCGAGGDAIKFLMELGKTSFHEVVLDLAHRYQVPIQTLEPAHQEQYQQQRTRRQQLYEILAVAGHFYEYALGQKNNQMVRDYLMQKRQLTPETIQKFQLGYAPHGWQTLTSYLVEHKGFPAPLVAEAGLIVKRDNGGYYDRFRNRLMIPIRDNQGRIIGFGGRSLDGEEPKYLNSPETPLFNKSQTLFALDQAKDAIARQDQVLVVEGYFDAIALHQAGLTHTVAVLGTALNADQVRLLLRYTESKRVILNFDADKAGQKAVERVIGEVKDLAYKGEVSLHILYLPEGKDAAEYLQQHSASDYQTLVQAAPLWLDWQINQILLQRDSQRPDEFQLILKQLAALLRQIPNPALRLRYISLAVNDLSKGNSRLVLQLEAYLNRLLRWREDHPRRPPPAPVTSTNLLEAAEAQLLRIYLHLPALRQRVVDALEEWDLAFCSRSHRWLWQQIRDMEQRVAQTGGVPHTLDLIVGLQRLYQEAPEPMRQVQGLFQLDEVTELELCQPHLVIQSAVATMARVICEKNCKQLLSLWQERSTLLAQTQEQEQRQALLAELQRLQDSIHLEKSYLENLDRQRCLHPGRPAEPPTPAPDLEPWEEAFSPLPD, from the coding sequence ATGGAAACGCCCCGTCTGCACCCGGACACCATCGAACAGGTGCGGCAGAAAGTGGACATCGTGGATGTGGTCTCCACCCGGGTGGTGTTGCGGCACCAGGGGAAGGGGTTGGTGGGCTTGTGTCCGTTCCATGAGGACAAAAAACCCAGCTTTCATGTCAGTCCCCAAAAACAGTTGTACCACTGCTTCAGTTGCGGGGCGGGCGGCGATGCGATCAAATTTCTCATGGAATTGGGGAAAACCTCGTTTCATGAGGTGGTTTTGGATTTAGCCCACCGCTACCAAGTCCCCATTCAAACCCTAGAACCCGCCCACCAGGAACAGTATCAACAACAGCGAACCCGACGGCAACAACTCTACGAAATTTTGGCGGTGGCGGGGCATTTTTATGAGTACGCCCTGGGACAAAAAAATAATCAAATGGTGCGGGATTATTTAATGCAAAAACGGCAATTAACCCCGGAAACCATTCAAAAGTTTCAACTCGGTTATGCCCCCCACGGTTGGCAAACCCTCACCAGTTATTTGGTGGAACATAAGGGGTTTCCCGCTCCTCTGGTGGCGGAAGCTGGGTTGATTGTCAAACGGGATAATGGCGGTTACTACGACCGGTTTCGTAACCGTCTGATGATCCCCATTCGGGATAACCAAGGGCGGATCATTGGCTTTGGGGGACGCAGTTTGGATGGGGAAGAACCCAAGTATCTCAACTCCCCAGAAACCCCTTTGTTTAATAAAAGCCAAACCCTTTTCGCCCTGGATCAGGCGAAGGATGCCATTGCCCGCCAGGATCAGGTGTTGGTGGTGGAAGGGTATTTCGATGCCATCGCCCTGCACCAGGCGGGGTTGACCCACACGGTCGCCGTTTTGGGAACTGCCCTCAATGCCGACCAGGTGCGCCTGCTGTTGCGCTACACGGAATCCAAGCGGGTCATTTTGAATTTTGATGCGGACAAAGCCGGACAAAAGGCGGTGGAACGGGTGATCGGTGAGGTAAAAGACCTGGCTTACAAAGGGGAAGTATCATTACATATTCTGTACTTGCCCGAGGGGAAAGATGCCGCCGAATATCTGCAACAGCATTCCGCCAGCGATTACCAAACCCTGGTACAAGCCGCTCCCCTGTGGTTGGACTGGCAGATCAACCAAATCTTACTGCAACGGGACAGCCAACGCCCGGATGAATTTCAATTGATCCTCAAACAACTCGCCGCCCTGCTCCGGCAAATTCCCAACCCCGCCCTGCGCCTGCGCTACATCAGTTTGGCGGTGAACGACTTGAGCAAGGGCAATTCCCGCCTGGTTCTGCAACTGGAAGCCTATCTGAACCGCCTTCTGCGCTGGCGTGAGGACCACCCCCGCCGTCCGCCCCCCGCCCCCGTCACCAGCACCAACTTACTGGAAGCCGCCGAAGCCCAACTATTACGCATTTATCTGCATTTGCCTGCCCTGCGCCAACGGGTGGTGGATGCCCTGGAGGAGTGGGATTTGGCATTTTGTAGCCGTAGCCATCGGTGGCTCTGGCAACAGATTCGGGACATGGAGCAGAGGGTCGCCCAGACCGGCGGCGTGCCCCACACCCTGGATTTGATTGTGGGTCTGCAACGGCTGTACCAGGAAGCCCCCGAGCCAATGCGCCAGGTGCAGGGGTTATTTCAGTTGGACGAGGTGACGGAATTGGAACTGTGCCAACCCCATTTGGTGATCCAATCGGCGGTGGCAACGATGGCACGCGTGATTTGTGAAAAAAATTGCAAACAATTGCTTTCCCTGTGGCAAGAACGCAGTACCTTACTCGCCCAGACCCAAGAGCAGGAGCAACGCCAAGCCCTGCTCGCCGAACTCCAACGCCTGCAAGACTCCATTCACCTGGAAAAAAGCTACCTGGAAAACCTGGATCGGCAACGCTGTCTGCACCCGGGTCGCCCCGCTGAACCGCCAACCCCAGCCCCCGACTTGGAACCCTGGGAGGAAGCATTCAGTCCCCTGCCCGATTAG